Proteins found in one Serratia plymuthica genomic segment:
- a CDS encoding YqjK-like family protein → MNRRRYLEWRKEKLIRQIQQQRLDLAENKTLWLEKTERIDRGWQTLFGLRKYLAVGSSVMALYGIRHPSKVIRWSRRAFGVFGTIRLIQKTFSSK, encoded by the coding sequence ATGAATCGTCGTCGCTACCTGGAATGGAGAAAAGAGAAACTGATTCGGCAGATCCAGCAACAACGGCTGGATTTGGCCGAAAACAAAACCCTGTGGCTGGAAAAGACCGAACGCATCGATCGCGGCTGGCAAACTCTTTTCGGCCTGCGCAAATACCTGGCTGTCGGCTCCAGCGTGATGGCGCTTTACGGCATCCGCCATCCAAGCAAAGTGATTCGCTGGTCACGCCGCGCTTTTGGCGTCTTCGGTACTATCCGATTGATCCAGAAAACCTTTTCTTCCAAATAA
- a CDS encoding phage holin family protein — MAEQPQVRAQGPAKGVLDIGQRIITILVGMVETRVRLAVVELEEEKANLIQLLIMAGMTLLFTAFGLMSLLILIFWAIDPIYRLMALGVTTGILLFLAIFGAIWTLVKARRSTLLGATRKQLEIDRSELEGEK, encoded by the coding sequence ATGGCAGAGCAACCACAAGTTCGTGCTCAGGGCCCCGCCAAAGGGGTCCTGGATATCGGCCAGCGCATCATCACCATTCTGGTGGGTATGGTTGAAACCCGGGTACGCCTGGCGGTTGTCGAGCTGGAAGAGGAGAAAGCCAATCTCATTCAGTTGCTGATCATGGCCGGCATGACCCTGCTGTTCACCGCATTCGGCCTGATGAGCCTGCTGATCCTGATTTTCTGGGCCATTGACCCTATCTACCGCCTGATGGCGTTAGGTGTCACCACGGGCATACTGCTGTTCCTGGCCATTTTCGGCGCCATCTGGACGCTGGTCAAAGCACGCCGTTCCACCCTGTTGGGCGCTACGCGCAAACAGTTGGAGATCGACCGTTCCGAGCTGGAGGGCGAAAAATGA
- a CDS encoding DUF883 family protein, which yields MAHDSNAENLRAELKSLADTLEEVLNSSTDKPKAELEKLRSKAESALKDTRVRLSDAGDKIASQTKQIAGQADDYVRDNPWTGIGIGAAVGVVLGVLLARR from the coding sequence ATGGCACATGATTCAAATGCAGAAAACTTACGCGCTGAACTTAAATCCTTAGCCGATACGCTGGAAGAAGTGCTGAACTCTTCCACCGATAAGCCAAAAGCCGAGCTGGAAAAGCTGCGCTCCAAAGCAGAAAGCGCGTTGAAAGATACCCGCGTTCGCCTGAGCGACGCCGGGGACAAAATTGCTTCCCAGACCAAGCAAATCGCCGGCCAGGCGGATGATTACGTACGTGATAATCCGTGGACTGGCATCGGTATCGGCGCTGCGGTTGGCGTGGTGCTGGGCGTTCTGTTAGCGCGCCGCTAA
- a CDS encoding DUF1090 domain-containing protein, with the protein MKLRHSLLLALPLCALPALSFAAEGGCAAKAQNIQQQIDYATQHGNHDRIAGLKKALSEVQTHCTEAGLQADRQKKIDEKQSKVAERQQELKKAQQTGNLDKVAKKQKKLTEAQAELEQAQAE; encoded by the coding sequence ATGAAATTACGCCACTCGCTCTTACTGGCCCTCCCGCTATGCGCATTGCCGGCCCTGTCGTTTGCCGCCGAAGGCGGTTGTGCGGCCAAGGCGCAAAACATTCAACAACAGATTGATTACGCTACCCAACATGGCAATCATGACCGCATAGCCGGGCTGAAAAAGGCGCTGAGTGAAGTGCAGACTCACTGCACGGAAGCGGGCCTGCAGGCCGATCGCCAGAAAAAAATCGATGAGAAGCAGAGCAAGGTCGCTGAACGTCAGCAAGAGCTGAAAAAAGCTCAGCAAACCGGCAATCTGGATAAAGTCGCCAAGAAGCAGAAAAAGCTGACGGAAGCGCAAGCCGAGCTTGAGCAGGCCCAGGCGGAATAA
- the mzrA gene encoding EnvZ/OmpR regulon moderator MzrA, whose translation MAKRPRWQYVLLIALALLALATLLVPCMVRTESELRVRAGQQGLSLPDGFFVYQRLDERGIRIKSITPEGDGLVIRLDSPEQQLLAREALQTILPPGYIIALSESPVPTHWVREFARAPLNLG comes from the coding sequence ATGGCAAAGCGCCCGCGCTGGCAGTATGTTTTGCTGATTGCACTCGCCCTGTTGGCGCTGGCAACGCTGCTGGTCCCCTGTATGGTGCGTACCGAAAGCGAGCTGCGCGTCCGAGCCGGCCAGCAAGGCCTTTCGCTGCCTGACGGGTTTTTTGTCTATCAGCGGCTGGATGAGCGCGGCATTCGCATCAAAAGCATTACCCCCGAAGGTGATGGTCTGGTGATCCGCCTGGATTCACCGGAGCAGCAGTTGTTGGCGCGCGAAGCGCTGCAAACGATTTTGCCGCCGGGTTATATCATCGCTCTGAGCGAATCCCCTGTTCCAACCCATTGGGTGCGTGAATTTGCACGCGCCCCACTCAATCTGGGATAA
- a CDS encoding DedA family protein has product MDIIKELLHALWQQDFETLANPSLVWTLYVLLFLILFLENGLLPAAFLPGDSLLILVGVLIAKGTMNFPLTILILTVAASLGCWVSYIQGKWLGNTRTVQGWLSHLPAHYHQRAHQLFHRHGLSALLVGRFLAFVRTLLPTIAGLSGLSNARFQFFNWMSGLLWVVILTSLGFALGKTPVFRKYEDQLMFCLMLLPLVLLVVGLVGSLIVLWRKKRADNQNQGKGA; this is encoded by the coding sequence ATGGACATCATTAAAGAACTGTTACATGCCCTATGGCAGCAGGATTTTGAGACGCTGGCGAACCCGTCGCTGGTCTGGACGCTCTACGTCCTGCTGTTTCTGATTTTATTTCTGGAAAACGGCCTACTACCGGCAGCATTTTTACCCGGCGACAGCCTGCTGATCCTGGTTGGGGTATTGATCGCCAAAGGCACCATGAATTTCCCGCTCACCATCCTGATCCTGACCGTCGCCGCCAGCCTGGGGTGCTGGGTCAGTTACATACAGGGCAAATGGCTGGGCAATACGCGAACGGTGCAAGGCTGGCTGTCGCATCTGCCGGCGCACTATCACCAACGCGCGCACCAACTGTTCCACCGCCACGGGCTTTCCGCTCTGCTGGTCGGTCGTTTTCTGGCGTTTGTCCGCACCCTGTTGCCTACCATTGCCGGTCTCTCCGGCCTGAGCAATGCCCGCTTCCAATTCTTTAACTGGATGAGCGGTCTGCTGTGGGTGGTGATCCTGACGTCACTGGGCTTTGCTTTGGGCAAAACCCCGGTGTTCCGCAAATATGAAGACCAACTGATGTTCTGCCTGATGCTGTTGCCGCTGGTGCTGCTGGTCGTTGGGCTGGTGGGATCGCTGATCGTGCTGTGGCGCAAGAAACGCGCCGACAACCAGAATCAGGGGAAAGGGGCGTGA
- the exuR gene encoding transcriptional regulator ExuR, with the protein MEFTETRRLYQQLAAELKQRIESGRYPVGDKLPAERYIAEEMNVSRTVVREAIIMLEVEGYVDVRKGSGIHVMSNQQKHLVVPGDSIEFATAGPFELLQARQLIESNIAEFAATQVTKQDIVQLMEIQEHARKEDRFRDSQWDLKFHVQVALATQNTAMATIVEKMWSQRVNNPYWIKLHEHIDERSIASWCDDHDQILKALIRKDPYAAKLAMWQHLENTKQMLFNATSDDFEYNADRYLFAENPVVHLDGVTAENK; encoded by the coding sequence ATGGAATTCACTGAAACCAGACGCCTGTATCAGCAACTGGCCGCCGAGCTTAAGCAGCGCATTGAAAGCGGCCGCTATCCGGTGGGCGATAAGCTGCCGGCCGAGCGCTATATTGCTGAAGAGATGAACGTCAGCCGTACCGTAGTGCGCGAAGCCATCATCATGCTGGAAGTGGAAGGCTACGTTGACGTGCGCAAGGGGTCCGGGATCCACGTGATGTCCAACCAGCAAAAACATCTGGTGGTACCGGGTGACAGCATCGAGTTCGCCACCGCCGGGCCGTTCGAACTGCTGCAGGCGCGCCAGTTGATTGAAAGCAACATCGCCGAATTCGCCGCCACCCAGGTCACCAAGCAAGATATCGTCCAACTGATGGAAATCCAGGAGCATGCGCGCAAGGAAGATCGCTTCCGCGATTCGCAATGGGATCTGAAATTCCACGTGCAGGTGGCGCTGGCTACGCAAAATACCGCAATGGCCACTATCGTGGAAAAAATGTGGAGCCAGCGGGTGAATAACCCTTACTGGATCAAGCTGCACGAGCATATCGACGAGCGATCTATCGCCAGTTGGTGCGACGATCACGATCAGATCCTCAAGGCATTGATACGTAAAGACCCTTACGCCGCCAAACTGGCGATGTGGCAGCACCTGGAAAACACCAAGCAAATGCTGTTCAACGCCACCAGCGACGATTTCGAATATAACGCCGACCGCTATCTGTTCGCCGAAAACCCGGTGGTGCATCTGGACGGCGTGACCGCCGAAAACAAATAG
- a CDS encoding MFS transporter: MRKIKGLRWYMIGLVTIGTVLGYLTRNAIAVAAPTLEGTLHITTQQYSYIVAAYSACYTLMQPVAGYVLDVLGTKVGYAMFAILWALFCMGTALANSWGGLALARGAVGMAEAAMIPAGLKASSEWFPAKERSIAVGYFNVGSSIGGMIAPPLVVWAIVAHSWEMAFIITGVLSLIWAICWLIFYKHPKDQKKLSQEERDYILEGQEAQHQTSNAKKMSAWQIVRNRQFWGIALPRFLAEPAWGTFNAWIPLFMFKAYGFNLKEIAMFAWMPMLFADLGCIVGGYLPPFFQKHFKVNLIVSRKLVVTMGAVLMIGPGMIGLFTSPYAAIALLCVGGFAHQALSGALITLSSDVFGRNEVATANGLTGMAAWTASTLFALVVGALADTLGFSPLFAALSVFDILGAIVIWTVLQNRPASPPTQDALQPAPARS; the protein is encoded by the coding sequence ATGCGTAAAATTAAAGGGTTACGCTGGTACATGATTGGGCTGGTGACCATCGGCACCGTGCTGGGTTACCTGACCCGCAATGCCATTGCCGTGGCGGCGCCGACGCTGGAAGGCACCCTGCATATCACCACGCAGCAGTATTCTTACATCGTCGCCGCTTATTCCGCCTGCTACACCCTGATGCAACCGGTGGCGGGATACGTTCTGGACGTCCTGGGCACCAAGGTAGGCTACGCCATGTTCGCCATCCTGTGGGCGCTGTTTTGCATGGGTACCGCGCTGGCGAACAGCTGGGGCGGGCTGGCGCTGGCGCGCGGCGCCGTGGGCATGGCTGAAGCGGCTATGATCCCCGCCGGCCTGAAGGCCAGCAGCGAGTGGTTCCCGGCCAAAGAACGCTCCATCGCCGTGGGGTACTTCAATGTGGGCTCGTCGATCGGCGGGATGATCGCGCCGCCGCTGGTGGTCTGGGCCATTGTCGCCCATAGCTGGGAAATGGCGTTTATCATTACCGGCGTGCTGAGCCTGATTTGGGCCATCTGCTGGCTGATCTTCTACAAGCACCCGAAAGATCAGAAGAAACTCAGCCAGGAAGAGCGAGATTACATCCTCGAGGGCCAGGAAGCGCAGCACCAAACCAGCAACGCCAAGAAAATGTCCGCCTGGCAAATCGTACGCAACCGCCAGTTCTGGGGCATCGCGCTGCCGCGTTTTCTGGCAGAACCGGCCTGGGGCACCTTCAACGCCTGGATCCCGTTATTCATGTTCAAAGCCTACGGCTTTAACCTGAAAGAGATCGCCATGTTCGCCTGGATGCCGATGCTGTTCGCCGATCTCGGTTGCATCGTCGGCGGGTATCTGCCGCCGTTTTTCCAGAAACACTTTAAGGTGAACCTGATCGTTTCACGCAAACTGGTGGTCACGATGGGCGCGGTGCTGATGATTGGCCCCGGTATGATTGGCCTGTTCACCAGTCCCTATGCCGCCATCGCGCTGCTGTGCGTCGGGGGCTTTGCTCACCAGGCGCTGTCCGGCGCGCTGATCACCCTGTCTTCAGACGTATTTGGCCGTAACGAGGTGGCGACCGCCAACGGCCTGACCGGCATGGCGGCCTGGACCGCCAGCACCCTGTTTGCGCTGGTGGTCGGCGCATTGGCGGATACCCTGGGTTTCAGCCCGCTGTTCGCCGCGCTGTCGGTATTCGATATTCTCGGCGCCATCGTTATCTGGACCGTCCTGCAAAACAGGCCGGCCTCGCCGCCCACGCAAGACGCTCTGCAGCCGGCCCCGGCGCGCAGTTAA
- the uxaC gene encoding glucuronate isomerase, producing the protein MATFLNEDFLLGSEFARRLYHDYAADQPIFDYHCHLPPEQIAENTRFKNLYDIWLKGDHYKWRAMRTNGVAERLCTGDAGDREKFDAWAATVPHTIGNPLYHWTHLELRRPFGITGTLLSPATADDIWHRGNALLAQDDFRARGIMQQMKVKMVGTTDDPIDDLRHHKAIAADDSFDIKVLPSWRPDKAFNIDAPGFNDYLKKLEAAADIHISRFTSLCDALKKRMDHFAAHGCKVADHALDVVVYGEANEAELDAILAQRLSGKLPGPEQSAQFKSAVLLFLAAEYQRREWVQQYHIGALRNNNSRMLASVGPDIGFDSINDRPLAEPLSRLLDAQSRQGGLPKTILYCLNPRDNEVIGTMVGNFQGEGTPGKMQFGSGWWFNDQKDGMQRQMTQLAQLGLLSRFVGMLTDSRSFLSYTRHEYFRRILCQMMGRWVDEGEAPADIALLGEMVKNICFDNAKNYFAIELA; encoded by the coding sequence ATGGCGACGTTTTTAAATGAAGATTTCTTGTTGGGCAGCGAATTTGCCCGGCGTTTGTATCATGACTATGCGGCGGATCAGCCGATCTTTGACTACCACTGTCATTTGCCGCCGGAACAGATCGCCGAGAATACCCGCTTCAAAAACTTATATGACATCTGGTTAAAGGGCGATCACTACAAGTGGCGGGCGATGCGTACCAACGGCGTGGCCGAACGTTTGTGCACCGGCGATGCCGGCGACCGCGAGAAGTTTGACGCCTGGGCCGCCACCGTGCCCCATACCATCGGCAATCCGCTGTATCACTGGACCCATCTCGAACTGCGCCGCCCGTTCGGCATCACCGGCACGCTGCTTTCCCCGGCGACGGCGGACGATATCTGGCATCGCGGCAACGCGCTGTTGGCGCAGGACGATTTCAGGGCGCGCGGCATCATGCAGCAGATGAAGGTGAAAATGGTCGGCACCACCGACGATCCGATCGACGATCTGCGCCACCACAAAGCGATTGCCGCCGACGACAGTTTCGATATCAAGGTGCTGCCAAGCTGGCGGCCGGATAAGGCGTTCAATATCGATGCGCCGGGCTTTAACGATTACCTGAAAAAGCTGGAGGCGGCGGCGGATATCCATATCAGCCGCTTCACCTCGCTGTGCGACGCGTTGAAGAAACGTATGGACCACTTCGCCGCTCACGGCTGCAAAGTGGCCGACCATGCGCTGGACGTGGTGGTGTATGGCGAAGCTAACGAAGCCGAGCTGGACGCCATTCTGGCCCAACGCCTGAGCGGCAAGCTGCCTGGGCCGGAGCAGAGCGCCCAGTTCAAAAGCGCAGTGCTGCTGTTCCTGGCCGCTGAATATCAACGCCGTGAATGGGTACAGCAGTATCACATCGGCGCATTGCGCAACAACAACAGCCGGATGCTGGCAAGCGTTGGCCCGGATATCGGCTTCGACTCCATTAACGACCGGCCGCTGGCAGAGCCGCTTTCCCGCCTGCTGGATGCTCAATCCCGGCAGGGAGGATTACCGAAAACCATCCTGTATTGCCTTAACCCGCGCGATAACGAAGTGATCGGCACCATGGTGGGTAATTTCCAGGGGGAAGGCACGCCAGGCAAAATGCAGTTTGGTTCAGGCTGGTGGTTCAACGATCAGAAAGACGGCATGCAACGCCAGATGACGCAGTTGGCGCAGCTTGGCCTGCTGAGCCGTTTTGTCGGCATGCTGACCGACAGCCGCAGCTTCTTGTCGTATACCCGCCATGAATATTTCCGCCGCATTCTCTGCCAGATGATGGGGCGCTGGGTGGACGAGGGCGAAGCGCCGGCGGATATCGCGCTGCTCGGCGAGATGGTGAAAAACATCTGTTTCGACAATGCCAAAAATTATTTCGCCATTGAACTGGCGTAG
- a CDS encoding UxaA family hydrolase, translated as MQSIVKIHSQDNVAVALRDLADGETLALDALTIRLSQPVARGHKFALQPIAAGEAIVKYGLPIGHALVAIAPGVHIHSQNAKTNLSDLDSYQYQPEFPALPPQAADREVQLYRRSSGEVGIRNELWIVPTVGCVNGIARQIQQRFLKETQDAQGIDGVHLFSHPFGCSQLGQDHENTRTMLQNMVRHPNAGAVLVIGLGCENNQVDVFRSTLGATDERRVRFMVCQQQDDEVEAGLEQLHELYQVMRDDRRQPGKLSELKFGLECGGSDGLSGITANPLLGRFSDYVIANGGTTVLTEVPEMFGAERILMSRCRDRATFEKTVSMVNDFKQYFIAHNQPIYENPSPGNKAGGITTLEEKSLGCTQKAGQSRVVDVLKYGERLRQPGLNLLSAPGNDAVATSALAGAGCHMVLFSTGRGTPYGGFVPTVKLATNSELAAKKPHWIDFDAGQLIHGTPMDRLLEQFVDLIVAIANGKAARNEANDFRELAIFKSGVTL; from the coding sequence ATGCAAAGCATCGTAAAAATTCATTCGCAGGATAATGTGGCGGTGGCGCTGCGCGATCTGGCCGACGGCGAAACGCTGGCGCTGGACGCGCTGACCATTCGGCTTTCGCAACCGGTGGCGCGTGGGCACAAGTTTGCGCTGCAGCCGATCGCAGCCGGCGAGGCGATCGTCAAGTACGGGCTGCCGATCGGCCATGCGTTGGTAGCCATAGCGCCGGGCGTGCACATTCACTCGCAAAATGCCAAAACCAACCTGAGCGATCTGGACAGCTATCAGTACCAACCGGAATTTCCCGCGCTGCCGCCGCAGGCAGCGGATCGAGAGGTTCAGCTCTATCGCCGCAGCAGCGGCGAGGTAGGGATCCGCAACGAACTGTGGATCGTACCGACCGTCGGCTGCGTCAACGGCATTGCCCGGCAGATCCAGCAGCGTTTTCTGAAGGAAACTCAGGATGCGCAGGGGATCGATGGCGTACACCTGTTCAGTCATCCGTTCGGTTGCTCGCAATTGGGGCAGGATCATGAAAATACCCGCACCATGCTGCAAAATATGGTGCGCCATCCGAATGCCGGCGCGGTGCTGGTGATTGGCCTGGGGTGCGAGAACAATCAGGTAGATGTTTTCCGCAGTACGCTCGGGGCGACGGATGAGCGGCGGGTACGCTTTATGGTCTGCCAGCAGCAGGACGATGAGGTGGAAGCCGGGCTGGAGCAACTGCATGAGTTGTACCAGGTCATGCGCGACGATCGTCGCCAGCCGGGCAAATTGAGCGAACTGAAGTTCGGCCTGGAGTGCGGCGGATCGGACGGGCTGTCCGGCATCACCGCCAACCCGCTGCTGGGGCGGTTTTCCGACTATGTGATCGCCAACGGCGGCACCACGGTGCTGACCGAGGTGCCGGAGATGTTTGGCGCAGAACGGATCCTGATGAGCCGTTGCCGCGATCGGGCTACCTTCGAGAAAACCGTCAGCATGGTCAACGATTTCAAACAATACTTCATCGCCCACAACCAGCCGATTTATGAAAACCCTTCGCCGGGCAACAAGGCGGGCGGCATTACCACACTGGAGGAAAAATCCCTCGGTTGCACGCAGAAAGCCGGGCAGAGCCGGGTGGTGGACGTACTCAAATACGGCGAACGGCTGCGGCAGCCAGGGTTAAACCTGCTCAGCGCGCCCGGCAATGACGCGGTGGCGACCAGCGCGCTGGCCGGCGCCGGCTGCCATATGGTGTTGTTCAGTACCGGACGTGGCACGCCCTACGGCGGCTTCGTTCCCACGGTAAAACTGGCGACCAACAGCGAACTGGCGGCGAAAAAACCGCACTGGATCGATTTCGATGCCGGGCAATTGATCCACGGCACGCCGATGGATCGCCTGCTGGAACAGTTTGTCGATCTGATCGTGGCGATCGCCAATGGCAAAGCGGCGCGCAACGAAGCGAACGATTTCCGCGAGTTGGCGATTTTTAAAAGCGGGGTGACATTGTAA
- a CDS encoding YgjV family protein: MTFYWFAQAVGVLAFLVGITSFFNRDDQRFKLQLSGYSLIIGIHFFLMGASAAGSSALLSACRNLVSMRTRSLWVMWLFIGLTLTIGLTRFQHPIELLPIFGTSISTWALFRTRGLTTRCVMWCSTACWVTHNIWLGSIGGSLIEGSFLLMNGFNIIRFRRLQLRGIDPFAVEKKAPIGRLADDS; encoded by the coding sequence ATGACGTTTTATTGGTTTGCCCAGGCCGTGGGCGTGCTGGCTTTTCTGGTAGGCATCACCAGTTTTTTCAATCGCGACGACCAGCGCTTCAAACTGCAACTGTCAGGATACAGCCTGATCATTGGCATTCACTTCTTCCTGATGGGAGCGAGCGCCGCCGGCAGCAGCGCGTTGCTCAGCGCCTGCCGCAACCTGGTTTCAATGCGCACTCGCAGCCTGTGGGTGATGTGGCTGTTTATCGGTTTGACGCTGACCATCGGCCTGACGCGTTTCCAACATCCCATCGAACTGCTGCCGATCTTCGGTACTTCGATCAGCACCTGGGCGCTGTTTCGCACCCGCGGGCTGACGACCCGTTGCGTGATGTGGTGTTCCACCGCCTGCTGGGTCACGCATAACATCTGGCTCGGGTCGATAGGCGGTTCACTGATAGAAGGCAGCTTCCTGCTGATGAACGGCTTCAACATTATCCGTTTCCGCCGCCTGCAACTGCGCGGCATCGATCCTTTTGCGGTAGAAAAAAAGGCGCCCATTGGGCGCCTTGCTGACGATAGTTAA
- the sstT gene encoding serine/threonine transporter SstT translates to MQKLLKRITQGSLVKQIMVGLAAGIIVALVSPATASAVGLLGALFVGALKAVAPLLVLVLVMASIANHKHGQKTNIRPILFLYLLGTFAAALVAVVVSFMFPSNLALVAGNADINPPGGIVEVLKSLLMSVVANPFHALINANYIGILAWAIGLGLALRHASETTKSLINDMSHAVTLVVRAVIRCAPLGIFGLVASTLAETGFGALWGYAQLLMVLIGCMLMVALVLNPLIVYWKIRRNPYPLVFACLRESGVTAFFTRSSAANIPVNMELCKKLNLNEDTYSVSIPLGATINMAGAAITITVLTLAAVHTLGIPVDVPTALLLSVVAAICACGASGVAGGSLLLIPLACNMFGIPNDVAMQVVAVGFIIGVLQDSAETALNSSTDVLFTAAACQAEDQRLADEDPLNVR, encoded by the coding sequence ATGCAAAAACTGTTAAAACGGATCACACAGGGCAGCCTGGTTAAGCAAATTATGGTCGGCCTGGCGGCCGGTATTATCGTGGCGCTGGTTTCACCGGCGACGGCCTCCGCCGTCGGGCTGCTTGGCGCGCTGTTCGTCGGCGCGTTAAAGGCCGTGGCGCCGCTGTTGGTTCTGGTACTGGTCATGGCCTCGATCGCCAACCACAAGCACGGGCAGAAAACCAATATTCGCCCGATCCTGTTCCTCTATCTGTTGGGGACTTTCGCTGCGGCGCTGGTGGCGGTGGTGGTCAGCTTTATGTTCCCGTCCAATCTGGCGCTGGTTGCCGGCAATGCGGACATCAACCCGCCGGGCGGCATTGTTGAAGTGTTGAAAAGCCTGTTGATGAGCGTGGTCGCCAACCCGTTCCACGCGCTGATTAACGCCAACTATATCGGCATTCTGGCCTGGGCGATTGGTCTGGGGCTGGCGCTGCGCCACGCTTCGGAAACCACCAAATCGCTGATTAACGACATGTCGCATGCGGTCACTTTGGTGGTGCGCGCGGTGATCCGCTGTGCGCCGCTCGGCATCTTCGGTCTGGTGGCTTCGACGCTGGCGGAAACCGGCTTCGGCGCGCTGTGGGGCTACGCGCAACTGCTGATGGTGTTGATCGGCTGCATGCTGATGGTGGCGCTGGTGCTGAACCCGCTGATCGTTTACTGGAAGATCCGCCGCAACCCTTATCCTCTGGTGTTCGCCTGCCTGCGTGAAAGCGGCGTGACCGCATTCTTCACCCGCAGCTCGGCCGCCAACATTCCGGTGAATATGGAGCTGTGCAAAAAGCTGAATCTGAACGAAGACACCTACTCGGTTTCTATCCCGTTGGGCGCAACCATCAATATGGCCGGCGCGGCGATCACCATTACCGTGCTGACGCTGGCGGCGGTGCACACTCTGGGCATTCCGGTTGACGTCCCGACCGCGCTGCTGCTGAGCGTGGTGGCGGCGATCTGCGCCTGCGGCGCTTCCGGCGTGGCCGGCGGTTCGCTGTTATTGATCCCACTGGCGTGCAACATGTTCGGCATCCCGAACGACGTCGCCATGCAGGTCGTGGCGGTGGGCTTTATCATCGGCGTGTTGCAGGACTCCGCAGAGACCGCACTGAACTCATCCACCGACGTGCTGTTCACCGCGGCGGCCTGCCAGGCGGAAGATCAACGCCTGGCGGATGAAGACCCGTTGAACGTGCGTTAA
- a CDS encoding TerC family protein: protein MMNTVGTPWLWGSFAAIIVVMLAIDLLLQGRKGAHTMTLKQAASWSLVWVSLSLLFNLGFWYYLNQTAGRAVADTQALAFLTGYLIEKALAVDNVFVWLMLFSYFAVPANLQRRVLIFGVLGAIVLRTIMIFAGSWLVTQFQWLLYLFGAFLLFTGIKMALAKEDDSAIGDKPLVRWLRSHLRMTDNLEGERFFVRRNGLLFATPLVLVLILVELSDVIFAVDSIPAIFAVTTDPFIVLTSNLFAIMGLRAMYFLLANVAERFSMLKYGLSIILMFIGVKMLIIDFFHIPIGVSLGVVAGILTLTLLINAWVNRRNDRLANKAP, encoded by the coding sequence ATGATGAATACCGTTGGCACACCTTGGTTATGGGGCAGTTTCGCCGCCATCATAGTTGTGATGCTCGCAATCGACTTACTGCTGCAGGGCCGCAAAGGCGCGCACACCATGACGCTGAAGCAGGCCGCCAGTTGGTCGCTGGTGTGGGTCAGCCTTTCCCTGCTGTTCAACCTGGGTTTCTGGTACTACCTGAACCAAACCGCCGGGCGCGCCGTCGCCGATACGCAGGCGCTCGCCTTCCTCACCGGTTACCTGATCGAAAAAGCGCTGGCGGTCGATAACGTCTTCGTCTGGCTGATGCTGTTCAGCTATTTCGCCGTTCCGGCCAACCTGCAACGTCGCGTGCTGATTTTTGGCGTATTGGGTGCGATCGTGCTGCGTACCATCATGATCTTCGCCGGTAGCTGGTTGGTGACCCAGTTCCAGTGGCTGTTGTATCTGTTCGGTGCCTTCCTGCTGTTCACCGGCATCAAGATGGCGCTGGCGAAGGAAGACGATTCGGCGATTGGCGACAAGCCGCTGGTAAGGTGGCTGCGTAGCCACCTGCGCATGACAGACAACCTCGAAGGCGAACGTTTCTTCGTGCGCCGCAACGGGTTGCTGTTCGCAACACCGCTGGTGCTGGTGTTGATCCTGGTGGAACTGAGCGACGTGATTTTCGCGGTCGACAGCATTCCGGCCATCTTTGCCGTCACTACCGATCCGTTTATCGTCCTGACCTCTAACCTGTTTGCCATCATGGGCCTGCGCGCCATGTATTTCCTGCTGGCCAACGTGGCGGAGCGCTTCTCGATGCTGAAATACGGTCTGTCGATCATCTTGATGTTTATCGGCGTCAAAATGCTGATTATCGACTTCTTCCATATCCCGATCGGCGTTTCGCTCGGCGTGGTAGCCGGTATTCTGACATTAACGCTGCTGATCAATGCCTGGGTTAACCGCCGCAACGATCGCCTGGCGAATAAAGCACCATAA